One Augochlora pura isolate Apur16 chromosome 10, APUR_v2.2.1, whole genome shotgun sequence DNA window includes the following coding sequences:
- the LOC144475951 gene encoding histone H2B: MPPKASGKAVKKAGKAQKNISKTDKKKKRRRKESYAIYIYKVLKQVHPDTGISSKAMSIMNSFVNDVFERIAAEASRLAHYNKRSTITSREIQTAVRLLLPGELAKHAVSEGTKAVTKYTSSK, encoded by the coding sequence ATGCCTCCTAAAGCGAGCGGAAAAGCTGTGAAGAAGGCTGGTAAGGCCCAGAAGAACATTAGCAAGACTgacaaaaagaagaagaggaggaggaaggaaaGCTATGCAATCTACATTTACAAGGTGTTGAAGCAAGTGCACCCTGACACTGGAATCTCCAGTAAAGCCATGAGCATCATGAACAGTTTCGTTAATGATGTTTTTGAACGTATTGCTGCTGAAGCCTCTCGTCTGGCTCATTATAACAAGAGATCGACCATTACATCCCGGGAGATCCAAACCGCTGTCAGGCTCCTGTTACCTGGCGAATTAGCCAAGCACGCAGTCTCTGAAGGAACCAAGGCTGTTACCAAGTACACCAGCTCCAAGTAA